In Diachasmimorpha longicaudata isolate KC_UGA_2023 chromosome 4, iyDiaLong2, whole genome shotgun sequence, a single genomic region encodes these proteins:
- the LOC135161820 gene encoding uncharacterized protein LOC135161820, whose translation MSADEKLSEYFVFRQTTKALVSIIGLWPLKNPSLFYRLLPYACIFVCSVTSFAILGFVFRHITHISIVVRGMSIGTSIMSGVIKISCVLLYRERAAELHYCLDERFSECLRVKQLSKLILIDITKVRRLCWILISNVSIAVVIYILSPIINIVNQKRQNNGPVHYPLIYPGVYPWDVSHGIIYQIHYIIETLASVTIFCIIAGLDALFACYIFQVNGRLRVMSYRLTHFDENEDMEVVIKECVDEYEVLLRCRDSMQKIFGPMILWMMGTNAVILCALIFQLSQDMRNISIFHWIRILSYLLLKVLQTFLYSWSGSTLITQSQKYRQAIYDADWQSKRNIGSSIVIMLCQRPLNLLACKIFILSLDIFVMILNTTASYYFLLRTLDLDSTTPHRELWCLTIKVGTDLTKKNTPRTWLSVDRKSLKTVKCSSGVELPVNPVDFFPHKWEDKAVPYSMGSQALRGRIPHHFHWEASRNKDRTTKLRNETRALLVTYLYERQGDLRTHGVLPQRYWLRISLNTDIERRLKTKEENSKICQICLQWIPRMWGYNNVVIPPEFGEITLVIDVRGPVDTSGNIFRQMPHGVFDTISINASKISCSARISGHPPKKIHFFRVTRKLPMSVHNTYVFKNASLECNLFTTMGDNGKVSVYSTYRQTTKVLLHIMGLWPLAESGRFYRCLPFLYIFAVSVTILAILSYALHHITYVPLVVKAMGIGTSLITVLFKICTMVIHRHRVRELHQILEDYFISAMENKRVTNLLLDGIDTVRGFCWTLIPTVFIMMVIYTATPIWNIIIQKRHHIEPVTYSLTYPGIYPWNISNGTIYRIHYTIETFASITSFSASCGIDALFAYYVFLMIGQLRMMGYKLTRLDERKNIEIVVKECVREYEVLLRCRNSVEDVFGPIILWMIGSTAVVQCALIFQLFQVKILILVFYYVSILLQIPMPSVGSKNRHSIIFQNARNITIARWILIVSHLIPKVTQTYIYSWSGSCLIAESDAYRAAIYQVDWFSNKSVMTSVIIMLSQKPLKLQACKFFTVSVEMFVMPWQIMQNCLHIQPIVIQQKSCFVLWVCGLRDNPVYSTVAYLSSIFLQFPSQFLRLSTTYFIT comes from the exons ATGTCagctgatgaaaaattgtccgAGTACTTTGTCTTTCGCCAGACGACAAAAGCTCTGGTCTCCATCATCGGCCTGTGGCCCCTGAAAAATCCTTCTTTATTCTACCGTCTTCTACCCTATGCCTGCATTTTCGTATGTTCAGTGACAAGTTTTGCAATACTAGGGTTTGTTTTCCGTCACATAACACACATTTCTATTGTCGTGAGAGGCATGAGCATCGGTACAAGTATCATGTCAGGAGTCATAAAA ATAAGTTGTGTATTACTCTACCGTGAGAGAGCTGCAGAACTTCATTACTGTCTTGATGAGCGTTTTTCTGAATGTCTGCGAGTTAAACAATTGTCTAAACTCATTTTGATTGATATTACCAAAGTTCGACGATTGTGCTGGATCCTGATATCGAATGTCTCCATTGCAGTGGTGATTTACATACTATCACCTATCATAAATATTGTTAATCAGAAACGTCAGAACAATGGACCAGTACACTATCCTCTCATTTATCCTGGAGTGTATCCTTGGGACGTCAGTCACGGTATAATCTATCAAATTCACTACATCATCGAGACATTAGCTTCGGTGACTATATTTTGTATCATTGCTGGACTGGATGCCCTCTTCGCTTGTTATATATTTCAAGTGAATGGAAGACTCCGGGTGATGTCATATCGTCTAACTCATTTTGATGAGAATGAAGACATGGAAGTTGTCATAAAAGAATGTGTGGATGAGTATGAAGTATTGTTGCGGTGTAGAGATTCAATGCAGAAGATCTTCGGACCCATGATATTGTGGATGATGGGGACAAATGCTGTCATTCTATGTGCATTGATATTCCAACTGTCACAG GATATGAGAAACATATCCATTTTTCACTGGATCCGGATCCTTTCGTATCTTCTTCTTAAAGTGCTGCAAACCTTCCTCTACAGCTGGTCTGGATCAACTTTGATTACTCAG AGCCAGAAATATCGACAAGCTATCTACGATGCTGACTGGCAGTCAAAAAGAAATATCGGGTCGTCGATAGTCATCATGCTTTGTCAGAGACCTCTGAATCTATTAGCTTGCAAAATCTTCATCCTTTCCCTTGACATCTTCGTTATG ATTCTCAATACAACAGCTTCATACTATTTTCTACTTAGAACTTTGGA TTTAGACTCGACTACACCCCACAGGGAGCTCTGGTGTTTGACTATAAAAGTCGGCACAGatttaactaaaaaaaataccccaCGTACTTGGCTATCTGTAGACCGAAAATCCCTGAAAACTGTGAAATGCTCCAGCGGTGTAGAACTACCCGTTAACccagtggatttttttccccacaag TGGGAAGACAAGGCGGTTCCATATTCTATGGGCTCTCAAGCGTTAAGAGGGCGTATTCCACACCACTTCCACTGGGAAGCTTCTCGCAATAAGGACCGAACCACTAAACTTCGAAATGAAACTCGAGCCCTCCTGGTGACGTATCTATATGAACGTCAAGGAGATCTGAGAACCCACGGGGTTTTGCCTCAGAGATATTGGCTCCGAATTTCACTCAATACCGAT ATTGAGAGGCGGCTAAAA ACGAAAgaggaaaattcgaaaatttgtCAAATATGTTTGCAGTGGATTCCCAGGATGTGGGGATATAACAACGTTGTCATTCCACCAGAATTTGGAGAAATAACACTCGTTATAGATGTTCGAGGGCCAGTGGATACGTCT GGTAATATATTTCGACAAATGCCCCATGGAGTTTTTGATACCATTTCCATCAATG CTTCGAAAATTAGCTGCAGCGCAAGAATTTCTGGTCATCCACcgaagaaaattcatttcttccg TGTAACTCGAAAGCTCCCCATGAGCGTCCATAATACCTACGTCTTCAAAAACG CGTCCTTAGAGTGCAATTTATTTACAACCATGGGAGACAATGGAAAAGTGTCTGTATACTCAACATATCGTCAAACGACTAAAGTCCTGCTTCATATTATGGGTTTGTGGCCTTTGGCAGAGTCCGGCCGATTTTACCGCTGCCTGCCCTTCCTATATATTTTCGCTGTTTCGGTGACAATTCTTGCGATTCTGAGCTACGCACTTCATCACATAACGTATGTGCCCCTGGTGGTTAAGGCAATGGGTATTGGAACCAGTCTTATCACTGTGTTATTCAAA atatgTACTATGGTCATTCATCGTCATCGTGTGAGAGAACTTCATCAGATACTCGAAGACTATTTCATTTCTGCTATGGAAAATAAACGGGTGACTAATCTTTTATTGGATGGCATTGACACTGTTCGGGGATTCTGTTGGACACTGATTCCCACTGTCTTCATCATGATGGTCATTTACACAGCAACTCCAATATGGAACATCATAATCCAGAAACGCCATCACATCGAGCCTGTGACATATTCCCTGACCTATCCCGGAATATATCCTTGGAATATTTCGAACGGAACGATATATCGAATTCACTATACTATTGAAACATTTGCCTCGATCACCTCATTCAGTGCTTCGTGTGGAATCGATGCACTTTTCGCTTATTACGTGTTCCTTATGATCGGACAACTGCGGATGATGGGATACAAGTTGACGCGGCTTGATGAGCGAAAGAATATTGAAATTGTTGTAAAAGAATGCGTACGAGAATATGAAGTACTACTGAGGTGCCGAAATTCGGTAGAAGATGTCTTTGGGCCCATCATATTGTGGATGATTGGATCAACTGCTGTAGTCCAATGCGCCTTAATATTCCAATTATTTCAGGTGAAAATTCTTATTCTTGTTTTTTATTACGTCTCAATTCTTCTCCAG atcCCAATGCCATCAGTTGGGTCGAAGAATCgacattcaataatttttcagaacGCGAGAAACATAACGATAGCACGATGGATCTTAATCGTTTCCCATTTAATCCCGAAAGTCACACAGACCTACATCTACAGCTGGTCCGGATCATGTTTGATCGCTGAG AGCGACGCATACCGTGCAGCGATATATCAAGTCGATTGGTTTTCAAATAAAAGTGTAATGACATCTGTCATCATTATGCTCAGTCAAAAACCGCTCAAACTACAAGCTTGCAAGTTCTTCACCGTATCTGTTGAAATGTTTGTAATG CCATGGCAGATAATGCAAAACTGTCTACATATTCAACCTATCGTGATACAACAAAAATCTTGCTTCGTATTGTGGGTCTGTGGCCTTCGGGACAATCCGGTCTATTCTACAGTTGCCTACCTTTCCTCTATATTTTTGCAGTTTCCGTCACAATTTTTGCGACTCTCAACTACGTATTTCATCACATAA
- the LOC135161821 gene encoding uncharacterized protein LOC135161821: MAPCICTMLIHRDQARELHQILEEYFMTAIENKRVTNLLLTGISTVRGLCWILIPTIFVMMGIYTATPIWNVLIQKRHHIEPVTYSLIYPGIYPWNISNGTIYRIHYTIETFASITIFSVSCGIDALFAYYVFLMIGQLRMMGYKLTRLDEQKNIEIVVKECVREYEVLLRCRNSVEDIFGPIILWMIGTTAVVQCALIFQLFQVKILILVFYYVSILLQIPMPSVGSKNRHSIIFQNARNITIARWILIVSHLIPKVTQTYIYSWSGSCLIAEVKRKLFHLLFWNAKWNLFTLNHLD, encoded by the exons ATGGCCCcttgt atATGTACTATGCTCATTCATCGTGATCAGGCGAGGGAACTTCATCAGATACTGGAAGAATATTTCATGACAGCTATAGAAAACAAACGGGTCACTAATCTCTTATTGACTGGCATTAGTACTGTCCGGGGATTGTGTTGGATACTCATTCCCACTATCTTTGTCATGATGGGGATATACACGGCAACTCCCATCTGGAACGTCCTAATCCAGAAACGCCATCACATCGAGCCTGTGACATATTCCCTAATCTATCCCGGAATATATCCCTGGAATATTTCAAATGGAACGATATATCGAATTCACTATACTATTGAAACATTCGCCTCGATCACCATATTCAGCGTTTCGTGTGGAATCGATGCGCTTTTCGCTTATTACGTGTTTCTCATGATCGGACAACTGCGGATGATGGGATACAAGTTGACGCGACTTGATGAGCAAAAGAATATTGAAATTGTTGTAAAAGAATGTGTACGAGAATATGAAGTACTACTGAGGTGCCGGAATTCGGTGGAAGATATCTTTGGGCCTATCATATTGTGGATGATTGGAACAACGGCTGTTGTCCAGTGCGCCTTAATATTCCAATTATTTCAGGTGAAAATTCTTATTCTTGTTTTTTATTACGTCTCAATTCTTCTCCAG atcCCAATGCCATCAGTTGGGTCGAAGAATCgacattcaataatttttcagaacGCGAGAAACATAACGATAGCACGATGGATCTTAATCGTTTCCCATTTAATCCCGAAAGTCACGCAGACCTACATCTACAGCTGGTCCGGATCATGTTTGATCGCTGAGgtgaagagaaaattattccacttattattttggAATGCAAAATGGAATCTCTTCACTTTGAATCACTTGGATTGA
- the LOC135161823 gene encoding uncharacterized protein LOC135161823 gives MKLRKVSVPSKIVSGIHNVSPEDSLPGHPPVRRISTGVSPYDRPGISSFHKSRSIPTSPGASTTPSTPPKIDFIKKWLMTAEIEKPASVLNSSYPPVVSGSSLGTKRPPRSPLRQFNEVKRVRVSEEPNNLRKIPLPKQLTSSSRDSRVLKENLEDCDSSRTSEKISGVSSPARTNESIETASLSPNSKLTACRAVIFGEKIEKKNQDSGTPEKLHWKVRENSWRSPEESLLEHLISQCDSPPPKDIDIDSLSPSQSSELSKIHEVLSTASSRRSDVIECRSSDENTLEEILSRGDKSPEDVLSIDTGADDDECDKTLQNLIEDPEEFLEVDNHEEGLQEVNRRYSEDSDVTYYSAGHPVDRDVIEESVSQKISEASSNQVSNVKSNLTISDNSPSAEASPISGRNGLEFYPSIDYRTVKKKKKAKKGSLLERFQTLVNGKISCLRMWRHQMAQARFKGTCNQCVIMRIKKFSTSYGRPYFRGTVIRDSLNLLRKTTSINSSNLSVASEPDESLGRTLTILIVPEIVGQFTVKEKSALQFYPPWEVIDADKLILTVLHFKLIPDETDESQIIEEQSAKFIVTHEFDCPCLRAGKLVNSCSVKFTNSKPNPMDYFLKLISNVSSESKAAVNCCFVTIVRGNPKPPKTSTEISHLFRSPLSLVNFLYINVSDPFFQSLATMSVAQERPELYEEVKLYKNAREREKHDNQADLYAVVNTLQHLEKAYIRDCVTPKEYTAACSKLLVQYRAAFKQVQSDQFPTIDAFARAFRLDCPGALERIKEDRPITIKDDKGNTSKCIADIVSLFITLMDKLRLDIKAMDELHPDLRDLLDTMNRLSILPSDFDGKTRVSDWLQTLNNMSASDELSETQVRQLLFDLETSYNAFNKVLHNS, from the exons ATGAAGCTTCGTAAAGTGTCAGTGCCATCAAAAATCGTCTCTGGAATCCACAACGTATCCCCAGAGGACTCTCTCCCAGGTCACCCTCCTGTCAGAAGAATAAGCACGGGAGTTTCTCCTTACGATCGTCCGGGTATTTCCTCGTTCCACAAATCACGAAGTATCCCCACGTCTCCAGGAGCCTCTACGACCCCCTCAACCCCCCCGAAGATTGATTTCATCAAGAAATGGCTGATGACAGCGGAAATCGAAAAGCCTGCCAGCGTCTTGAACTCATCGTACCCTCCAGTTGTCAGTGGCAGTTCCCTGGGGACGAAGAGGCCTCCTAGGTCGCCCCTACGACAATTCAACGAAGTAAAACGCGTCAGGGTGAGTGAGGAGCCCAACAATTTGCGAAAAATCCCTTTGCCAAAACAATTGACCTCTTCTAGCAGAGACTCTCGGGTCTTGAAAGAGAATTTGGAAGACTGTGACAGCTCCAGGACCTCAGAAAAAATCTCGGGGGTGTCATCACCTGCCAGAACTAACGAGAGTATCGAGACGGCTTCCCTGTCCCCTAATTCGAAGTTGACAGCTTGCAGAGCTGtcatttttggggaaaaaattgagaaaaaaaatcaggacaGTGGAACTCCCGAAAAACTCCATTGGAAGGTCAGGGAAAATAGCTGGAGATCCCCAGAGGAGTCTCTATTAGAACATCTAATCTCACAATGTGACAGTCCTCCACCCAAAGACATTGACATTGACTCCCTCTCCCCATCGCAGAGCTCGGAACTCTCGAAAATCCACGAGGTTTTGTCTACGGCCTCTTCAAGGAGATCAGATGTCATCGAGTGTCGGTCCAGTGATGAAAATACTCTGGAGGAAATTCTGAGTCGTGGAGATAAATCCCCTGAAGACGTGTTGAGCATTGATACAGGAGCTGATGATGACGAGTGTGATAAAACCCTGCAGAACTTGATAGAAGATCCTGAAGAATTTTTAGAGGTCGATAATCATGAAGAGGGACTTCAGGAGGTCAACAGGAGGTACTCAGAAGACTCCGATGTGACGTATTATTCAGCTGGGCATCCGGTGGATAGAGACGTTATCGAGGAGTCGGTGTCCCAGAAAATATCGGAGGCTTCCAGCAACCAAGTGTCCAACGTCAAGTCTAACCTCACTATTAGTGATAATTCACCTAGTGCTGAGGCTTCCCCAATCTCGGGAAGAAATGGCCTTGAGTTTTATCCATCTATTGATTATAGAACtgtgaagaagaagaagaaagctAAAAA aGGATCACTTCTCGAGAGATTCCAGACATtagtgaatggaaaaatatcatGTCTACGTATGTGGCGTCATCAAATGGCCCAGGCACGTTTCAAGGGAACATGCAATCAGTGTGTAATAAtgcgaattaaaaaattttctacttcCTATGGAAGGCCATATTTTCGAGGAACAGTCATAAGAGACTCGTTAAATCTTCTGAGAAAAACCACTTCGATTAATTCATCTAATTTAAGTGTTGCAAGTGAACCCGATGAATCATTGGGGAGGACTTTGACTATTTTAATAGTTCCAGAAATTGTTGGGCAATTTACTGTTAAGGAGAAGAGTGCTTTACAGTTTTATCCACCTTGGGAGGTAATTGATGCTGACAAGCTCATTTTGACTGTTTTACATTTTAAATTAATCCCCGATGAGACCGACGAATCCCAAATTATTGAAGAACAATCCGCTAAGTTTATTGTTACTCACGAATTCGATTGTCCTTGTTTGAGGGCTGGAAAATTAGTTAATTCTTGTTCTGTAAAGTTTACTAATTCAAAACCAAATCCTATGGACTACTttcttaaa CTGATCTCTAATGTCAGTTCTGAGTCGAAGGCAGCGGTGAATTGTTGTTTTGTTACGATAGTTCGTGGAAACCCAAAACCCCCAAAAACATCAACAGAAATTAGTCATCTGTTCCGGTCACCACTTTCACTAGTAAATTTTCTG TATATTAATGTTTCGGACCCCTTTTTTCAATCTTTAGCCACAATGTCAGTCGCTCAGGAACGCCCAGAGCTGTACGAAGAAGTGAAACTCTACAAAAATGCCagggaaagggagaagcacGATAATCAAGCTGATTTGTACGCTGTTGTAAACACCCTTCAGCATTTGGAGAAGGCTTACATAAGGGACTGTGTTACACCCAAGGAATATACGGCTGCATGCAGTAAATTGTTGGTTCAATATCGTGCTGCTTTCAAACAG GTTCAGAGCGATCAATTTCCCACAATCGATGCATTCGCAAGAGCATTTCGTTTGGACTGTCCAGGAGCCCTTGAGAGAATTAAGGAAGACAGACCAATAACAATAAAAGATGATAAAGGAAACACATCGAAGTGCATCGCTGATATCGTTTCTCTATTTATCACTCTCATGGACAAACTCCGTCTGGACATAAAAGCCATGGACGAGCTTCACCCTGATCTGCGTGATCTCCTTGACACCATGAATCGTCTCAGTATTTTACCGAGCGATTTCGATGGTAAAACTAGGGTATCAGACTGGCTACAAACTTTAAATAACATGTCAGCATCTGACGAATTGTCCGAAACCCAAGTGCGTCAACTGCTCTTCGATCTGGAGACGTCCTACAATGCTTTCAACAAAGTACTCCACAATTCAtag
- the LOC135161689 gene encoding organic cation transporter protein-like isoform X2: MSSIDFDEVLVHVGEKGRYQNIMYYLLCIPATLPAAFLAFSQVFVSASPEHWCRIPELENVTNLLSLQARKELSLPYEYKSDGRRQFSRCYMYDVNYTAILEEWLRHVNTEVNATGSLTTSLPSPPVSNTDWPKTKCLHGWIYDKRDYDSTLVTELDLVCDNSWLPSTSTTFFYVGSLFGNIIFGWIADKWGRRTAFFSILFLEVIFAIATSFSPNYTVYTALRTINGLFFPAIYQIPFILALELMGPRYRTFAGMGISMFFATAMCLLALLGYLLRHWYTLSLATSVPFIVLFSYWWIIPESPRWLLSKNRIDEAEVIVQHMARVNGKTVPTNFLRKMEMEILKRQGVSCNGRNSENILAPGETEIRPPPPSATPMDIITNPNIRKKFIILAFDWVANAVVYNGLSYNTTNLGVSDYLAFFIDAVWVTVSLAMIGKFGIAASFAVFYVFVGELLPTVLRSQAMGIASFIAGIGLLTFPYIVNLAVYSRVLPLIVMGTLSVAGALTSIFLPETLNIHLPQTIEEGEMFGADFKLWSCPTLPERTKTKTRRRESLPLRYLVNGRPGSRTGSSVKTPLAESTTQENIEQMGRLLPPASEEVTENLNVTKDTDEITDKGEGHKRIHSAEVFVDLRGRK; the protein is encoded by the exons ATGAGCTCCATAGATTTTGATGAGGTGCTGGTACATGTGGGGGAGAAGGGCAGATATCAGAATATTATGTATTATCTGCTGTGCATACCAGCTACTCTACCAGCAGCTTTTCTTGCCTTTTCACAG GTATTCGTCAGTGCGTCACCCGAGCACTGGTGCAGAATACCAGAGCTGGAGAACGTAACGAATCTTCTGAGTCTCCAAGCGAGAAAAGAACTATCTCTACCTTACGAATACAAGTCTGATGGTAGGCGTCAGTTCTCTAGGTGCTACATGTACGATGTCAACTACACAGCCATTCTCGAGGAGTGGCTGAGGCATGTGAACACCGAGGTTAATGCCACGGGTTCATTAACAACGAGTCTACCATCACCACCAGTGAGCAACACAGACTGGCCGAAAACCAAGTGTCTTCATGGGTGGATATACGATAAAAGGGACTACGACAGCACACTCGTTACAGAG CTAGACCTCGTATGCGACAACAGCTGGTTGCCATCCACATCGACAACATTTTTCTACGTAGGAAGTCTATTCGGTAACATAATTTTCGGATGGATTGCCGACAAGTGGGGACGTCGAACAGCATTCTTCTCGATTCTCTTCCTGGAGGTGATATTCGCGATAGCAACGAGCTTCAGTCCAAATTATACCGTGTACACAGCCTTAAGGACCATCAATGGCCTATTCTTCCCTGCCATTTACCAAATTCCATTCATACTAG caCTTGAATTAATGGGTCCTAGGTACAGAACATTTGCGGGAATGGGAATAAGCATGTTCTTTGCTACCGCCATGTGCCTCCTCGCACTCCTA GGATACCTTCTTCGACATTGGTACACCCTCTCGTTAGCAACGTCCGTACCATTCATAGTGCTGTTCAGCTACTGGTGGATCATCCCCGAGAGTCCCAGGTGGTTGTTGAGTAAAAATAGGATAGACGAGGCGGAAGTTATTGTACAGCATATGGCTAGGGTCAATGGAAAAACTGTGCCAACGAATTTTCTTAGGAAAATGGAG ATGGAAATTCTGAAGAGACAAGGAGTCTCTTGCAACGGgagaaattctgaaaatatcCTGGCACCTGGAGAAACGGAAATAAGACCACCTCCACCATCAGCTACTCCAATGGACATAATAACAAATccaaatatacgaaaaaaattcatcatccTCGCATTCGACTGGGTGGCAAATGCTGTTGTGTACAATGGATTATCGTACAACACAACGAACCTCGGTGTATCTGATTACCTTGCCTTCTTCATAG ATGCAGTTTGGGTGACAGTCTCCCTCGCCATGATCGGTAAATTCGGTATAGCTGCATCGTTTGCTGTATTTTACGTATTCGTTGGTGAATTATTGCCAACGGTGTTGAGGTCCCAGGCGATGGGAATAGCCTCATTCATCGCCGGAATCGGCCTACTGACATTTCCATACATCGTTAACCTGGCGGTTTACTCTAGAGTATTACCACTGATTGTGATGGGTACACTCAGTGTCGCAGGTGCACtgacgtcaatttttttaccagAGACACTCAATATACATTTACCACAGACTATCGAGGAGGGAGAGATGTTTGGAGCTGATTTCAAGCTCTGGTCCTGTCCAACCCTTCCAGA ACGTACAAAGACGAAGACTCGCAGACGAGAGTCACTTCCACTGCGATACCTCGTGAACGGACGTCCCGGTAGTCGCACAGGGTCCAGTGTCAAGACTCCGTTGGCCGAGTCAACGACAcaagaaaatattgaacaaaTGGGACGACTGTTGCCCCCCGCAAGTGAAGAAGTGACAGAAAACTTAAATGTCACTAAAGACACTGACGAAATTACCGACAAGGGAGAGGGACATAAGAGAATTCACAGTGCTGAGGTATTTGTTGATCTGCGGGGACGAAAATGA
- the LOC135161689 gene encoding organic cation transporter protein-like isoform X1 — protein sequence MSSIDFDEVLVHVGEKGRYQNIMYYLLCIPATLPAAFLAFSQVFVSASPEHWCRIPELENVTNLLSLQARKELSLPYEYKSDGRRQFSRCYMYDVNYTAILEEWLRHVNTEVNATGSLTTSLPSPPVSNTDWPKTKCLHGWIYDKRDYDSTLVTELDLVCDNSWLPSTSTTFFYVGSLFGNIIFGWIADKWGRRTAFFSILFLEVIFAIATSFSPNYTVYTALRTINGLFFPAIYQIPFILALELMGPRYRTFAGMGISMFFATAMCLLALLGYLLRHWYTLSLATSVPFIVLFSYWWIIPESPRWLLSKNRIDEAEVIVQHMARVNGKTVPTNFLRKMEMEILKRQGVSCNGRNSENILAPGETEIRPPPPSATPMDIITNPNIRKKFIILAFDWVANAVVYNGLSYNTTNLGVSDYLAFFIGGIVEIPSYVITWYAMDRLGRRWVLCLTMLLGGVACVSCMFVPEDAVWVTVSLAMIGKFGIAASFAVFYVFVGELLPTVLRSQAMGIASFIAGIGLLTFPYIVNLAVYSRVLPLIVMGTLSVAGALTSIFLPETLNIHLPQTIEEGEMFGADFKLWSCPTLPERTKTKTRRRESLPLRYLVNGRPGSRTGSSVKTPLAESTTQENIEQMGRLLPPASEEVTENLNVTKDTDEITDKGEGHKRIHSAEVFVDLRGRK from the exons ATGAGCTCCATAGATTTTGATGAGGTGCTGGTACATGTGGGGGAGAAGGGCAGATATCAGAATATTATGTATTATCTGCTGTGCATACCAGCTACTCTACCAGCAGCTTTTCTTGCCTTTTCACAG GTATTCGTCAGTGCGTCACCCGAGCACTGGTGCAGAATACCAGAGCTGGAGAACGTAACGAATCTTCTGAGTCTCCAAGCGAGAAAAGAACTATCTCTACCTTACGAATACAAGTCTGATGGTAGGCGTCAGTTCTCTAGGTGCTACATGTACGATGTCAACTACACAGCCATTCTCGAGGAGTGGCTGAGGCATGTGAACACCGAGGTTAATGCCACGGGTTCATTAACAACGAGTCTACCATCACCACCAGTGAGCAACACAGACTGGCCGAAAACCAAGTGTCTTCATGGGTGGATATACGATAAAAGGGACTACGACAGCACACTCGTTACAGAG CTAGACCTCGTATGCGACAACAGCTGGTTGCCATCCACATCGACAACATTTTTCTACGTAGGAAGTCTATTCGGTAACATAATTTTCGGATGGATTGCCGACAAGTGGGGACGTCGAACAGCATTCTTCTCGATTCTCTTCCTGGAGGTGATATTCGCGATAGCAACGAGCTTCAGTCCAAATTATACCGTGTACACAGCCTTAAGGACCATCAATGGCCTATTCTTCCCTGCCATTTACCAAATTCCATTCATACTAG caCTTGAATTAATGGGTCCTAGGTACAGAACATTTGCGGGAATGGGAATAAGCATGTTCTTTGCTACCGCCATGTGCCTCCTCGCACTCCTA GGATACCTTCTTCGACATTGGTACACCCTCTCGTTAGCAACGTCCGTACCATTCATAGTGCTGTTCAGCTACTGGTGGATCATCCCCGAGAGTCCCAGGTGGTTGTTGAGTAAAAATAGGATAGACGAGGCGGAAGTTATTGTACAGCATATGGCTAGGGTCAATGGAAAAACTGTGCCAACGAATTTTCTTAGGAAAATGGAG ATGGAAATTCTGAAGAGACAAGGAGTCTCTTGCAACGGgagaaattctgaaaatatcCTGGCACCTGGAGAAACGGAAATAAGACCACCTCCACCATCAGCTACTCCAATGGACATAATAACAAATccaaatatacgaaaaaaattcatcatccTCGCATTCGACTGGGTGGCAAATGCTGTTGTGTACAATGGATTATCGTACAACACAACGAACCTCGGTGTATCTGATTACCTTGCCTTCTTCATAG GAGGAATTGTCGAGATACCGTCCTATGTTATAACATGGTATGCCATGGATAGACTGGGAAGAAGATGGGTACTTTGTTTAACAATGCTGTTGGGTGGTGTTGCTTGTGTATCCTGTATGTTTGTACCTGAAG ATGCAGTTTGGGTGACAGTCTCCCTCGCCATGATCGGTAAATTCGGTATAGCTGCATCGTTTGCTGTATTTTACGTATTCGTTGGTGAATTATTGCCAACGGTGTTGAGGTCCCAGGCGATGGGAATAGCCTCATTCATCGCCGGAATCGGCCTACTGACATTTCCATACATCGTTAACCTGGCGGTTTACTCTAGAGTATTACCACTGATTGTGATGGGTACACTCAGTGTCGCAGGTGCACtgacgtcaatttttttaccagAGACACTCAATATACATTTACCACAGACTATCGAGGAGGGAGAGATGTTTGGAGCTGATTTCAAGCTCTGGTCCTGTCCAACCCTTCCAGA ACGTACAAAGACGAAGACTCGCAGACGAGAGTCACTTCCACTGCGATACCTCGTGAACGGACGTCCCGGTAGTCGCACAGGGTCCAGTGTCAAGACTCCGTTGGCCGAGTCAACGACAcaagaaaatattgaacaaaTGGGACGACTGTTGCCCCCCGCAAGTGAAGAAGTGACAGAAAACTTAAATGTCACTAAAGACACTGACGAAATTACCGACAAGGGAGAGGGACATAAGAGAATTCACAGTGCTGAGGTATTTGTTGATCTGCGGGGACGAAAATGA